The segment TATTGCTCATATTTCTGGTTGTTTTTGTCAAGGTCAAGCAGGTAGTCAGCCAGTTCTTTTGGACTAGGAAAATCATCAACATGAATGAAGGAATCTGAAGGAATAAACCTTTCATAATTTTCTCTAGTTGAGCCAAGAACTATAGGAACAGTTCCAGATTTGAAAGCATTCTTCCAGAGTTTTTCTGTAATATAATCCTTATGTAGCGAATTCTCAAATGATAAGTAGAACTTGTATTTAGATATGGCAGTATGTATGTCTTGTCTAGCTAAAGGCAGATGGAATTGACCATAAACATCTATGGTTATATGTTTCTTCATTTCTTCATAAAACTGTACCCGTTTGGAATGGGGATTCCAGTTACTGACAACCCAAGACACTAACTTAGACTTTTTTGGGATGGTAAAGTTATGAACTAAGTCATTTTTCTGCAGCCATCCGTAAGGAGTGAAGATGTCAGAATCACTTCTGTAAGACATGGTGAGGTTGATGAGGTTGTCCATGAAGCCTAGGTTAGGGCTATGGCTTGGAGACTCCAAGTTAAACCACACCCAATACTGTCCTTCTGGTCTTGGAATCTGAGGCATTTGAGTTTTGGAACTGCATACATCTCTGTGATgaaaaattacagcatttgccCTATTATACCAGGTACGGTTGGCTGTCATGAAGCACCTAGGATCATTAAAGGGTTTTGCACACTGGTTTAAAGGAAAGCGGCTACCAAATGGCCATGTCCATAGCAGGACAATCAAGTCTGCTTCTGTCTGGGAGGAGAGCAGTGAGGTAGAACAATCTGACACTATGGTGCTATCTTTATTGAAGGTGCTATAATTAAAGATTAAGAAGACAACGAAAACTTGTAAGATGAATATGATAAAAT is part of the Mixophyes fleayi isolate aMixFle1 chromosome 10, aMixFle1.hap1, whole genome shotgun sequence genome and harbors:
- the LOC142103776 gene encoding 4-galactosyl-N-acetylglucosaminide 3-alpha-L-fucosyltransferase FUT6-like, encoding MKAEQQSKSYQQYFIIFILQVFVVFLIFNYSTFNKDSTIVSDCSTSLLSSQTEADLIVLLWTWPFGSRFPLNQCAKPFNDPRCFMTANRTWYNRANAVIFHHRDVCSSKTQMPQIPRPEGQYWVWFNLESPSHSPNLGFMDNLINLTMSYRSDSDIFTPYGWLQKNDLVHNFTIPKKSKLVSWVVSNWNPHSKRVQFYEEMKKHITIDVYGQFHLPLARQDIHTAISKYKFYLSFENSLHKDYITEKLWKNAFKSGTVPIVLGSTRENYERFIPSDSFIHVDDFPSPKELADYLLDLDKNNQKYEQYFNWRSKLWPVAEVDWNINYCKACIALHKAPSYRSLPSLSKWYT